The genomic window TGCAGCCAAGGACGCTTGGCTTTTTCCAAAACCAAGCCGAAAGCCTCGTGAATCGTGTTATCCGGCGAGATCATGAAATCCGCACCCGCCGCCGCTAACTTAGCTTCGGACGCGAGCATCAAATCCGCTACACCGCGCCAATCCCCCGTCTGGATGAATCGCATATACTCGGCGAGAGGAAAAGTGTGCATCGTAATTTCGGGATGGGCGTGCTCTCCTAAATACTCCTTGCCTTCCAGACAAATGGTGCGGTAACATAGCGCCGCGCCTTCGGCGCTGCAGCCAACGATGCCGATATGTTTGCTCATTAGTTTTCCCTTCAAACGATTCAAGGATAAAAGCGGGCGCCGAATATCGCCGTTCCAACGCGGACGATAGTAGCGCCTTCTTCGATGGCGACGGGAAAATCGTGGGTCATACCCATCGATAATTCCATTCGGACTCCTGGATACAAAAAATCTTCAGCGTATTTTTCGGCGAGTTCCCTTAATTCCCTAAAAAAGGGCCGCGCGTCTTCAGGATCGTCCAAAAAGGGCGGAATCGTCATAAGCCCTCGGCAATGCACGCGGGGAGCAGATTGAACCGCTTGGATCAAATTCTCGAATTCCTTGACGTCCGCCCCCGACTTCGTCTCTTCTCCGCCAAGATTTACTTCCAACAAGATATCTGCCGTTCGGTCCAGTTTATCCGCCTCTTTTTGCAGCGCCTCTACTAATTTGGGACTATCGACGGAATGGATGAGATGAAAAAGAGCGAGCGCTTTTTTGACCTTATTCGTCTGCAAATGGCCGATTAAGTGCCATTGAATATCCAATTCATGAAGGGCGAATATCTTCCCTTCCGCTTCCTGCACGCGATTTTCGCCGAATACTCTCAATCCATCGCCGTAGGCATCGGCGACTTTTTCCGAGGCGCAGGTTTTACTTACCGCCATCAGTAGGATATCGTCAGCTCTCCGCCCGCAACGCTCGGCGGCATAAGCGATCGATTCTTGGACTCTTTTAATATTCTCCCTAATTTCAGACATTTCTCCCTAATCCCGCTATTGAAAAACTCTTGTTAAATAAACCGGGGGAACGCCTTCAAGCGTTCCCCCGGCATTCATTCAACTAGATGCTGCGAATTAACGCATCACAGGCCAAGACAACTCGGCATCCTGCAATACGTCGGCCGTCCAGTAAGGCGGATTGATCGGGAATGGGTAAACGTTATATTCGCCGATCTGATAATCGCCTACGCCAAACGCCGCCGCATACCTTGTAGAAGCGCCGCCAGTATGCGTACCGCCGAAGCCGTCGAACATAAACATACCCACGCGTCGCGCTCCAGCCGCAATCGGCACAGTCTTACCCGTCGTGTCTTTACCGAATACTATACTGGCCGAGATTTCTAATTCGAGGTCGCGAGCAATATCGAACGGGAAGCCATATCCTAGTTTATTAAACGGCGTAATACCCTTGACTTGCTCTTTCATTGCATCGGTAACCGTTACATCGCTGAACGGCGCGAATAGAACGATTCCATCAGCGCGAAGCAGAGCAAGGCCGATAAACTGGGTTCCGTCCGCATTGGGCATCAATTCGATATCGTAGAACTTGCCAACGCCTTCGCCCGGCGAGACGGGAACATCCGCCGCATTCACCGCTGGAGCGTTGCCGACGACATAAATGACGCCCTTGGCATCGAGCACGTAAGCGCCCGTTCCAATCAAATCGGTACTGTATTGGCTGTTGGCAGGATTGATATCCCGTCCGCGGAATATCTTCAAACCAACCGCCTTGGCGCCATCCTGCAAAGCAACCTTTGTATCCAAAGCCGCAAGAGCGCCGCCTTCCGCAACGATGCGTCCATCGCTTGCGAGTACGTAGAATCCATTGTTACCGGCAGGTTCGATGTCGACCAATGGCGAATCAAACGTAAAGCCATCGGCCAGTACGGGTATAATATCGCTGGAGAAGGCTCCAAAGTCGATGTTCGTTGCGGGATCGTTATCCCAATCGATGCCGCCGCGGTTCGGACCGCCTACAGCGCCCAAGCGCGGATTAACGGGAGCATAAGGTCCAATGTTGCCGCCGATCAAGAAGTAAGCGCCTTCAGAACCATTGCCGCCTTGCGCTACCGCTAGGGTTTCGCCTGTAAATTCCGCATCCTTGGCGATCGGATAGAACAATCCGTCAACAAAGAGGTACGGGCAATAAGCGGCAGGATCGGGAATGCCGTCAAACACGCCGGGATCGGTCAAAACGCCGGCGATCGTACCGCCAATATCGAAGTTATGAACGGCGGAGCCGCTTGTATATGTGCCGCCCATTTCATCCAACGACACGATGCCGAGGGATGGATTGATGGTAAACGCTGTGGGCGTCGGAGTCGGCGAAGGCATAACCGTCGGCGTCGCTGTCGGTTTAGGAGTATAGACCGGCACCGGGCTGGGCTGCCGCGTTGCTGTCGGCGTGGGCAGAACCGGAGTCGCCGTGGGAGTCGCCGGTACTGGCGTAGCTGTCGGAGTAGGCGGCACTGGCGTAGCTGTCGCCGATTCCGGAGTTGGAGTCGCTACGGCTGTTTCCGGCGTCGGAGTTGCAACCGCCGTTTCTGGGGTTGGCGTCGCCGTGGGAGTAGGCGGAACCGGCGTAGCCGTCGCCGTTTCCGGCGTGGGAGTTGCTACGGCTGTTTCCGGAGTAGGCGTCGCTACGGCTGTTTCCGGCGTCGGTGTCGCAACCGCCGTTTCTGGGGTTGGAGTAGCCGTGGGCGTGGGTGGAACCGGCGTAGCTGTCGGCGTTTCCGGAGTCGGAGTCGCTACCGCCGTTTCCGGCGTCGGCGTAGCCGCTGGGGATTCGGCAACGGTTACAGAACCCGCCGCGACGGTAATGCCTATCAAATCATCCACGATATTCGATAAGGACAATGACGTTGCGCCCGGCGAGGCCGCCGTATAGGTCAATTTCAGCAATACGCCATCCGCATTTACGCTGGCTGCGCCGCCTACGGCGCCTATGCGCACCGCGCCCGCTGGACTCGCCAGCGCTTGAGCGTTAACCGCCAGGAAGCTCTCCAGAAGCGTTCCAGCTTTATCCACGCCAACAAACGTCAAAATATTGTTGGACTGTAGAACGTCAAAGCCGAAGGCGTCAACGCCTTTTAGATTCTTCACCTGGATGGAAACAACTACGTTTTGGCCAACGCCGCTCGCCGTTGCGCCCAGAATCGTCAGTTCAGGCTTCGCGGGAATAGCCGTTGGTGTACTCGTTGGCGTTTCTACGGGAGTTTCCGTAGGAGTTTCGATGATCACCGGCGTCGGCGTCGCCGTTGGCGCCGGAAGCGGAGTATTCGTTGGCGCCGGAAGCGGCGTGTTTGTTGGAACGACTACAGGCGTCGCTGTAGGAGTTTCCGCCGGCGTTTCGGTTGGCGTTTCAACAGGAGTTTCGGTCGGCGTTTCCGTCGGCGATTCCGCAGCCCATGCTGCGCTCCCAGTCCCTAGGCCCAATGCCATAATGGCAACGAAAGAAAGGATGAGAAGGTGAAAATATTTTCCACGCATCAAATTGCCTCCATATTTTTTGAAAAACCCGAAGTTCCCACCTACTATACAAAATAAGCGGACTCGCGTCCAGACTTATTATAAAAAACCATCAAAAAAAATTTAAAACAAAATTCGATATTACGGCAAGATAATTTCTACCGTTTTATCTTCAAATTTCGTTTCGCCAACAATATCGTCCGCCGTGACGACGGTTTTTTCGTCGATCGCCATCCCATCCTTGATTTGAAAGGATGTTTTTTGCCCGGAGGCTCCGCCGATGATTTCAAACGTAATATCGCAAATCCGGGCATCCCCGTTGAAGCCAAGCCCTTCATTCACGGTTCCATCGAGAGCGCGATTTTCAGGTCGAAACAACAATACCGAAGCGATATCGTCAATGAGGCCGATATTTTCCTCTTGCGCCCGTTGTTGGATCAATTCGGGAGATTCGAAGATTTCGACGCTCTCGCGAATCAGCGTAAAATCATCATTGGAGTTGCTGGTCCAATAAAGGTTGCGTTCGTTCAGGAAAAAGAGCAAGGCGTTAATATCGCCAAGATTCAATACGTCTTTTCCATCCCCTATACGATCGCGATCGAAATAGCCGAAGACGTTTGCCGCCGAAACCTTCTCGCCAAAGCGTTCTCCCAGCGTCAAAATATCCGCAATATTCGAACGGCCGTCAAAGTTGATATCGCCCCGCGATTCATGAATATCGACGACGCGCAACACGGCGGGATCGAAGGCGATATCGCAATTCACTCCCACCAACTTCGCCGCCTCTTTCAACACCAGCGCGGCGGAGAATGTTTTACCGATAAAAACCGGCTGGGCATCCACCGTCGTTATTTTCTGCGAATCATTGATCGTGGAAGATAGGAAATCCAATACGAATTCCGTCTTTTTTTCTTGCGCCCACGCGAGTACGGCGCCGAAGAAAAGCGCAATGCCCCATAGTACGATTGCGGATATTTTTCGGGAAATCACGATTCTCGCCTCCACTCTCACCTTGCAGCCCTTTTCAACTCATTATCATATTCCTGGGCGGAAATGGCGGGGCCGACGAGGCTCGAACTCGCGACCTCCTGATCGACAGTCAGGCATTCTAACCAAACTGAACTACGGCCCCGTTTCGAATTTCGCTTCCGTCCGGGAATATAACGAAAATGGGCAAGACAGGAATCGAACCTGCGACCTCCTGCTTGTAAGGCAGGCGCTCTAACCAACTGAGCTACTCGCCCCAGCAATCCGTAAAACAATATAGTCAACAAAAACAAAACTTGTCAAGAAGAATAAACAACATACACAATCAAACTTTTATTCCGTTTCCGATACATGCCGCCGGATTAAGAATTCCCATCCCCCTATCGATATATCCGGTTGCGCCTATGACCGGCCTTTTCTTTAGCGCGAATATCCCTGATGGATTAGACCGCAAAGCAAACAGATGGTATTATAGAACAAACGAGCGACGAAATCATCCCTTAAGTTATTTATTTTTCAAAATTTTCACGATAAACCGTCTCTCGTTCGAGATTGAAGGAAAAATCTTTCCGACGGCTCGATCCTTGGCCATCAATCCCGGTGGCGCTGGCGAAAAAAAGCCTGCGCCATAGAAGCGGCAATTCATTCCGCCAATCTACGGAAACGCAACTCCGCCATCCATCTATTTGACGTTATGAAAACGATCCACGCATAGTTCCGGACATGCCGCAACCTTACGATCGAAAACCGTACGACAAAAAGAGCGTTCGAACATGATCCAACGCCGCCCATCCCCTTTCCGAAGAACCTCCACTAAAAAACGATTTCGAAGCATTCTCCACAAAGAACGGCGCGACGAAGAAATGCCCGTTTCCTGGTATCGGCAACGCGGAAATTTTATCACTTTGCTGATGATTTTCGTTATTCTCTTCCTCGCCATGGCCATGAAAGCCTATTTACTCTACACGAAAAACTTCGCGCTCTCCTCGACGCCCATCACAGCCGAAAAAACGCCAAGCTCGTCCGAGGAAATGGATTATGAAGAAGCCAAAAGCATCTTCGAAGGAAAACAAAAACAATCGCCCCATCAATAGCCCTCTTTATTCCCCTCAACAATAACGGGATTCGACTCTACTATACATGGAAATCCTATTACCGATCATTCGGCAACGGAACGCCGATCATTGATTCAGATCGTCGCAGCGCCAGAAAATGAAAATGAGGATATGAGGAAATCGTATTCGATAAACCCTCTAAAATCCCTATTCGACTTCCTGCAAGTTGTTTCCAGACTGAATAAGAAATCGACATATTACGATTCATGAACTCCTGCATTAACGTCCATTGGAAATTCAAGCCGCTTAATGAATCCGCCGCCGAGCGAATTCATCACGAAGCCGGACTTTCGCCTCTTTTGTCCAGGTTGCTCATTCTTCGAGGCATAAGCGCAATCAACCAAGTTAAAGAATTCCTCGATCCCGAACTCCAACCGCTGCCCGATCCTTTTCTCTTTTCCGAAATGCAGACCGCCATCGATCGCATCCTCCTCGCCAAAGAGAAAAATCAGCGAATTCTTATTCACGGCGATTACGACGTGGACGGGGTAACGGGAACCTGCATCTTATTGGAGACGCTTTGGGATTTAGGCATTCAGGCGGAGCATTATCTCCCCGACCGTTTATCCGAGGGGTATGGCCTTCACACCCATCACATCCCCAAATTTGCAGGAGAATACGATCTTCTCGTCACGGTGGACTGCGGCGCAACGGCTCACGAGGCGCTTCGGGAAGCCCAACGGCTGGGACTCGACGCCATCGTCGCTGATCATCACGATCCCGGCGCCGAACGCCCGCCCGCCCTGGCGATTCTCAATCCTCTAAATCCGGAAGAATCCTACCCCTCCAAATGTCTCTGCGGCGCGGGGGTGGCCTGGAAACTAGCCTGCGCCTTGCGCGCCGCCTCCTCGAACCGGGGAAGCGAAACCAATCAACTAGAACTCGCGGCGTTGGGAACGGTAGCGGACGTTGTTCCCCTGGTTCAGGAAAATCGGGTTCTGTTGGCGCGTTCGTGGGAATGTTTTCGTCGAATGGACCGTCCGGGCCTTTCCGCTTTAATGGAATTATCGAACATCGTCCCTTCCCAAATCGACGCAGCGGCCATCGGCTTCCGCATCGGCCCCCGGCTAAACGCCGCCGGACGCATGGATTCGCCGGAATCGGCGCTGGAACTTCTAATCACCCGCGACGAAACGCGGGCGCGGGAACTGGCGCGCTGGCTCCACGAACTCAACGATCGGCGCCGCAGCGTAGAAAAAAACGTCTTCGACGAAGCCAGCGCCATCATTGAACAGAATCGCCTGCTCGATCGCTGCAGCCGCGTATTGATGGCCTCCGGGAACGGTTGGCATCGCGGCGTACTCGGCCTGGCGGCGCAGCATCTCGTCAAACGATACGGCCGCCCCGTTTTTCTTCTCAGCCGGGAAAACGACAAAGTGTTCGGTTCCGCTCGTTCGGTGGACGGCATCGATCTGATTCCTATCCTGCATCGTCTTCAGCCTTATACTCTATCTTGCGGCGGACACGCCGGGGCGGCGGGGATGAAAATGGAATTTCAACGCCTGAACCAATTCGAACAAGGGCTGTACGCCGCAGCGGAAGAAGTTTGGCCGGCCATCATTACGCCGCCGCTGCAGTTGGATGCGTCATTGGTTTTAGAACAGATCGACGGCCATCTCATGGCGGACCTGCAACGCCTTCACCCCTTCGGTCATGGCAATGAGGAGCCAGTATTTTACGCGCGAGCTTCCCTGGACGGCTTCGCCGCCAGCATCGTCGGAAACAACCATCTGCGCATTAAACTGCGCCACCCGCGCGGCATGATCGACGCTGTGGGCTTTGGAATGGGCGGACGTTTGGAAAAATTGAGCGGCAATGAAATCGAATTGGCGTTCCATTGCCGCGCCAACGAGTATCGAGGCCGAAAGAGCATCGATCTTCATCTATTGGATTTTGCCGCTTTTTCTCGGCCCGTAGACATTGCCGCTCCCAATCCTTCCCCTTCATCCGGCATTCTCGACCGCAATCGGCTGGGGAGAATCTACCGCTTGCTCGACCAATCCGCCGACGAGAACCGGCAACTGGTTCGCCAAAACGCCTACGTTCTCGTTCAACTTGAAAAATGTTCCAAAAACGAATTTGATACCGTTCTCAAAATCTTTTCCGAAATCGATCTCCTCGCCTTGGACGGCGACAAAATCCAGATGAAGGCGGTGGCGGAAAAGAAAGATTTGTCCGATTCTCCAACCTACCGCTCCCTAGCGGTCAAATCGACATAGAGGTTTTGCGTGATTTATCTTCTTCTCCCCGCATATAATGAAGCCGAGAACATTGTCCCCTTGCTGCATTCTGCCAGCGCCGTCGCGCGGGAGGCGAATATCAGCCTGCAAACCGTCGTAGTCAACGACGGCAGCGAGGACGCGACGGGCGAACGCGCTCAATCCTGCCCATGTTCGGCTCACGCCGCCATTGTTCTGGAACACGAGACCAAC from Candidatus Omnitrophota bacterium includes these protein-coding regions:
- a CDS encoding YggS family pyridoxal phosphate-dependent enzyme, with the protein product MSEIRENIKRVQESIAYAAERCGRRADDILLMAVSKTCASEKVADAYGDGLRVFGENRVQEAEGKIFALHELDIQWHLIGHLQTNKVKKALALFHLIHSVDSPKLVEALQKEADKLDRTADILLEVNLGGEETKSGADVKEFENLIQAVQSAPRVHCRGLMTIPPFLDDPEDARPFFRELRELAEKYAEDFLYPGVRMELSMGMTHDFPVAIEEGATIVRVGTAIFGARFYP
- the recJ gene encoding single-stranded-DNA-specific exonuclease RecJ, with the translated sequence MNSCINVHWKFKPLNESAAERIHHEAGLSPLLSRLLILRGISAINQVKEFLDPELQPLPDPFLFSEMQTAIDRILLAKEKNQRILIHGDYDVDGVTGTCILLETLWDLGIQAEHYLPDRLSEGYGLHTHHIPKFAGEYDLLVTVDCGATAHEALREAQRLGLDAIVADHHDPGAERPPALAILNPLNPEESYPSKCLCGAGVAWKLACALRAASSNRGSETNQLELAALGTVADVVPLVQENRVLLARSWECFRRMDRPGLSALMELSNIVPSQIDAAAIGFRIGPRLNAAGRMDSPESALELLITRDETRARELARWLHELNDRRRSVEKNVFDEASAIIEQNRLLDRCSRVLMASGNGWHRGVLGLAAQHLVKRYGRPVFLLSRENDKVFGSARSVDGIDLIPILHRLQPYTLSCGGHAGAAGMKMEFQRLNQFEQGLYAAAEEVWPAIITPPLQLDASLVLEQIDGHLMADLQRLHPFGHGNEEPVFYARASLDGFAASIVGNNHLRIKLRHPRGMIDAVGFGMGGRLEKLSGNEIELAFHCRANEYRGRKSIDLHLLDFAAFSRPVDIAAPNPSPSSGILDRNRLGRIYRLLDQSADENRQLVRQNAYVLVQLEKCSKNEFDTVLKIFSEIDLLALDGDKIQMKAVAEKKDLSDSPTYRSLAVKST